AGGGTGGCGCCCGGCAGGCCGTCCAGGCCCATCAGGGTGGCGACCACGCGGGCCATGTTGAAGCCCTGCTCGCCGCCGGGCAGCCCGCAACCCAGATAGAGATCGTCGATCTCGGTCGGGTCGAGCTGCGGGACCTTGCCCAGGGCGGCCTGGACGATGGTGGCCGCGAGGTCGTCCGGGCGGACCTCACGCAGCGAACCCTTGAACGCGCGCCCGATGGGGGAGCGGGCGGTGGCGACGATGACGGCGTCGCGGGACGACTCAATCGGCATGAGCCAACGTTAACGCGCGGGTAACTTGACGCGGAAGCTGGTCGCCCGGCGGGAAATGTCACCCCGCCGGGCGGTGGTCAGTGGTGCCGGGAGGCGACCGTCGCCGCCGCCTCGACGGCCGGCAGCAGGGCGTGCGCCCAGACCCGGTAGCCGTCGGCGGAGGGGTGGAAGCCGTCGTGGCAGAGCGTACCGGCGTCCGCCCGGAACACCGGGCCGGTCTCGGTGGCCAGGTCGACCACGCTGCCGCCCGCGTCCAGCACGGCCGTGGTCTGCGCGCGGGCCACCCGCCGCCCGGACCAGCCGAGCACCTGACGCAGCGGGGCGGCCACCGCGCGGACCGCGCCGAGGTCGGGGCAGGTGCCCACGACCACCTCGACGTGGGCCTCGCGCAGCCGGCGTACCGCCGACGCGAGATAGGCCGCGGCATCCGCCGGCCGGGCCAGCGCGGTGGCGTCGTTGGCGCCGATCAGGATCAACGCCACGTCGGGGCGCTCGCCGAGCAGCGCCCGGGCCACCTGGGTGGCCAGGTCGGTGGAGCGGGATCCGGCCACCCCCACGCTGGACAGGTGCACCTGGCGGCCGGTCGGACCCTCGGCGAGCAGGTGGGCGAGCTGCCCGCCGACGGTCTCGTCGAAGCGTTCGACGCCCACGCCGAGCGCGGAGGAGTCGCCGAGCAGCACCAACCGCAGCGGCGGGGCGCCCACCCGGCCGACCGTGGCGCGCAGGGCCAGGCTCAGCTCCGGCTGGGCGTACCGGCGGTTGCGGGCGGCGATGGCCTGACCGGCCAGCACGGCGGCACCGCCCACTGTGCCGGCGACCAGGGAGAGCGCCGCGGCCCGCCCGAGCCGTACCGCCAGCTCACTGCGTTCGTCCATCACGCCACCTCCCCGTGCCGGCCCTGCGCCCGTGCCCGCCACCGCCACCCTGACGGTCGACGCCGGCATGGGCCCGGACCGGGGGATGCCCGCCGATCCGCCCGCTCATGCCAGTTCCTCCAGTGTCGAGGAGTCGGCGGCGGCGCCGGCCTGCGGCACCGCCCCGACGCCGAAGAAGGCCCGCCGGCGCAGCTGCGCCCAACGCCCGCCCGGCCCCCGGTCCCGGCCCCGGACCTGGGTGCCGCTGACCTCGGTGCCGGCGTGCCGGGCCGCCTCGTGGGCCGCCTCCGGCAGCGACCGTACGCCTTCGCGCCCGGCGAGCGGCGCGCGGCGGTCCGGTCCGGTGCCGAGCGCCGACAGCACGGTCGGCAGCAGTGCCGCGGCGGCCATCGCGTACCCCTCCGCGGACGGGTGGAACCGGTCCCAGGCGAACATCCGGGCCGGCTCGGCCGCGAACCGGGGACCCAGCATGTCGCCCAGGGAGACCGTCCAGCCGCCCGCCTCGACCACCGCGACCGTCTGGGCGGCGGCGAGCTGCCGGCTCCAGCGTCGGGCCAGCCAGCGCAGCGGCGGCTGGATCGGCCGGATCGCACCGAGGTCGGGACAGGTGCCGACGACCACCTCGCAGCCGGCCGCCCGCAGCGCGCGGACCGCGTCGACCAGATAGCGCACCGCCACCGACGGCGGGGTGCGGTTGGTGACGTCGTTGCCGCCGATCAGGATGACCGCGACGTCCGGCGCGCACTCCAGGGCCGACTCGACCTGCGGTTTCAGCCCGGCCGACAGTGAGCCGACCACGGCGAACCGGTGCACCCGGACCGGCCGGTGCAGCCGCCGGGACAGGCCGGTGGCCAGCAGTGCCCCCGGCGTCTCCCGGCGGCGGTGCACGCCGTAGCCGGCGGCCGAGGAGTCGCCGAGGATGACCATGGTGAGCGGCCGGCCGGGAAACTTCGGGCCGTAGACGCCGTCGCAGCGGGGCGGCGGCGCCTCGGCCATCGGGATGGTGCGGCGGGCCTGGCGGGCCTGCCCGAGCAGGACCCCGCCGGTGGCGACCGTGGCCGCCACCGTGGCGCCCGTGCCGACCGCCGCGATGCGGGCGATCCGCCGGGCGCGCTGCCAACCCGCCGGTGCGACGGAACCAGCGTCCCCCATGAGCCGACAGTATCGCGCCGCCCCGCCACCCGCTCTCCCCGTGACAGCCGGAAGGTGGCTGGGAGGCGACGGTTCTGGGTACGACTTCCGACAGGGCCGCCGACGGACGGTCCGGCCGGCGGACCGGGGGCTTGCGCCCGGGGCGCATGCTGGTCGAGCGGAGAGGGGCGGACCATGGGGAAGACGTTGAAGCGGACGGCGGCGTTCACCGCGCTGGCCCGGGCACTGGCGGCCGGCGCACGGGGCGGTCCGTCGCTGGGTGAGCGCCTGCTGGCGTTGCCCCGGATGATGCGGGCCACCGCCCGGGGCGAGTACGACGGCGGGCTGCGGCTGGCCATGATGGCGGCCGCGACGGCGTACGTGGTCTCCCCGATCGACGTGGTGCCGGAGCTGTTCCTGGCCGTCCTCGGCCTGGTCGACGACGCGGTGATGGTCACCTGGCTGGCCGGCAGCGTGCTGTCGGAGACCGAGCGGTTCCTCGCCTGGGAGGCCGCTCGCGGCTCGGTCATCCCGGGGCATGTGACGCCCTGACGACACGTACCCTGGGCGACGAGAAGAAGTCTGCCCGGCCGCCGTCGCCGGCGCCGCAACGAAGGGCACAACGAGGTGCAGTACTACGACAACGTCGTCGACATGATCGGCAACACCCCGCTGGTACGGCTGCGTAACGTCACCGAGGGCATCCGGGCGACCGTCCTGGCAAAGGTGGAGTACCTCAACCCCGGCGGCTCGGTGAAGGACCGGATCGCGCTGCGGATGGTGGAGGACGCCGAGGCCGCGGGGATCCTGCGGCCGGGCGGCACCATCGTCGAGCCGACCAGCGGCAACACCGGCGTCGGGCTGGCCCTGGTGGCCCAGCTCAAGGGCTACAAGTGCGTCTTCGTCTGCCCGGACAAGGTCAGCCAGGACAAGCAGGACGTGCTGCGTGCGTACGGCGCCGAGGTGGTGGTCTGCCCGACCGCCGTCGCGCCGGAGGACCCGCGCTCCTACTACAACGTCTCCGACCGGCTGGCCCGGGAGATCCCCGGCGCCTGGAAGCCCGACCAGTACAGCAACCCGGCCAACCCGCGCTCGCACTACGAGACCACCGGGCCGGAGCTGTGGAAGCAGACCGAGGGTGGGCTGACCCACTTCGTGGCGGGCGTCGGCACCGGCGGCACCATCTCCGGCATCGGCCGCTACCTCAAGGAAGCCTCCGACGGGCGGGTCAAGGTCGTCGGCGCGGACCCGGAGGGCTCGGTCTACTCCGGCGGCACCGGCCGGCCGTACCTGGTCGAGGGCGTCGGCGAGGACTTCTGGCCGGAGACGTACGACCGCGGCATCGCCGACGAGATCGTGGAGGTCTCCGACAAGGAGTCCTTCGAGATGACCCGGCGGCTGGCCCGCGAGGAGGGGCTGCTGGTCGGCGGCTCCTGCGGGATGGCCGTGGTCGCGGCGCTGGAGGTGGCCCGCAAGGCCGGCCCGGACGACGTGGTCGTGGTGCTGCTGCCCGACAGCGGCAAGGGCTACCTGTCGAAGATCTTCAACGACACGTGGATGGCCCGGTACGGCTTCCTGGACAACTCGGGCACCGAGCCGACCGTCGCCGACGCGCTCGCCAACAAGCCGGGCGGCCTGCCCGAGCTGGTGCACGTGCACCCGACCGAGACGGTCCGCGACGCCATCGACTACATGCGGGAGTACGGCGTCTCCCAGCTCCCCGTGCTGAAGGCCGAGCCGCCGGTGGTGACCGGCGAGGTGGCCGGCTCGATCGCCGAGAAGGACCTGCTCGACGCGCTCTTCACCGGCCAGGCGCACCTGCACGACACGATCGAGCGGCACATGGCCGAGCCGCTGCCGATGATCGGCGGTGGTCAGCCGGTGAGCGAGGCGGTCGGCCTGCTGGAGAAGTCCGACGCGGCCCTGGTGCTGGTCGACGGCAAGCCGAAGGGCGTGCTCACCCGGCAGGACCTGCTGGCCCACCTCGGCGCCCGCTGACCGCAGGTAAGGAGGGGCCCCCTGTTAACGCCTCGTGCATAGCAGGGGGCCCCTCTTAACGCCCGGCACCAGCCCAGCCCACCCGGCCTCAGCCAGCCCCACGCGGTGCCACGTGTTAACAGGGGGCCCCTGCTATACCGCAGGCGTTAACAGGGGGCCCCTCCTTACACCTCTCGGGTGTAGCGGAGCTGGGGGACCAGGGCGGTGCCGATGTGGTCTTCGCGGCGCGCGCCGGTGGGTGTCCAGCCGCCCCGCTCGTAGAAGGTGCGGGCGGCGTGGTTGCGCTCCAGCACCCAGAGCACCGCCCGGGACCAGCCGCGCGCCCGCATGGCGGCCAGGGCGTCGACCATCAGCGCCCGCCCGGTGCCCCGGCCGCGTTCCTCCGGCGTCAGGTGGATGGCGTTGAGCAGCCCGGTCGCCGGGTCGCCCTCGTCGTCGGGGCCCAGATAGCTGAAGCCGACCAGCCGGCCGTCCCGCTCGGCCACGGTCATCCGGTGCTCGTCGCGTTCCCAGGTCCACCGTTCCGCCCAGTACGCCCCCATCGCCTCGGGGCTCGGGTCGGCCAGCGCCTCCGCCGGCAGGAACGACGAATAGGCGGCCACCCGGGACCGCTGGTGCAGGGCACCGACCGGGAGCAGGTCGTCGACGGTGGCGGGACGCAGCGTGACGGTCACCGGGCCGAGGGTACCCGCCGGGGCGGGACGGGCACGGTCGTCAGGTCCTCGGCGATCACCAGCTCCCCGGCGAAGTGTTCGCGGGCCTCGTCGTGGAAGCGGCGGGGGTCGGCGTACCGCTGGGAGAAGTGGGTGAGCACGAGGGTGCGTACCCCCGACTCGGTGGCCACCCGCGCGGCCTGCGCCGCGGTGAGGTGGCCGACCTCGGCGGCGAGGGCGGCCTCCGAGCTCAGGAACGTCGACTCGATGACCAGCAGGTCGGCGTGCTCGGCGAGGGCGTACACGCCGTCGCAGAGGCCGGTGTCCATGACGAAGGCGAACCGCTGGCCGGGTCGGGTCACGCTCACCTCGTCGCGGGTGACGCGACGCCCGCCGACGTCGAGGTGGCCGACGCGGAGCAACTCGCCGACCGCCGGACCGGCGATCCCGTACGCGGCCAGCCGCTCCGGCAGCATCCGGCAGCCGTCCGGCTCGACGAGCCGGTAGCCGTACGTCTCGATGGGGTGCCGCAGCCGGCGGGCCTCCAGCGTGCCGACGCCCAGGGTGATTCGCTGACCGTCCGCCTCGATCGGGGTGACGGCCAGCTCGGCGGTCTCGTGGAAGCTCGACGCGTGCCGCAGCCGGGCGAAGTATTCGGCGCCACCGGCGGGGAAGTGCACGGCCACCGGGTGCGGCACCCGGTCCAGGGAGAGCCGCTGGATGGTGCCGGGCAGGCCGAGGCAGTGGTCGCCGTGGAAGTGGGTGACGCAGATCCGGGTGAGGTCGGTCGCGGTGACCCCGGTGTGCAGCAGCTGCCGCTGGCTGCCCTCGCCCGGGTCGAAGAGGATGACCTCGTCGTCCCACCGCAGGACGTAGCCATTGTGGTTGCGGACCCGGGTCGGCGTCTGGCTGGCCGTCCCGAGCACCACCAGTTCACGCATCGACACGCTGGTCCCGTTCGCAGAAAGGGTCGACCCCCGGGGCGCTCCGCGCTGGTGCACGGGCCGACTGGACTGGGTCGGCACCCCGGGGGTCGGGTGGCTGTCTGGTATTCGCCGCACCGCTGCCACACGGTCTCGACGATGGTGCTGTGCCCGCCTCGCGGCGGACGAGTTCTCACTGTCGAGGACAGCGGCTAGCGGACAGCCACCTCACGAGTCCGATTGCTATACAAGTCTGGACCACCTCCTTTCACGTGTACCGCCACGCTATCCACTTCTCCGGGTCGGCGACAACGGATTTCTGATCACAGACCGACGGGGAATACCGGCGGGGTCAGTCGATGCCGATCGGGCCCTCGCGCGGGCCCTCCTCGGACGCCGGCTGGACCGCCAGGGACGGGAAGTCCGCCAGGTCGCCCTCCGGCTCGGCGTCCCACTCGGGGAAGACCAGGTCGCTCTGGAGATAGAGGCAGAGCAGCTGGGTGAGGTGGCGCAGCCCGTCCAGGTGGGTGCGCTCGTGCCCGTGGGTGGCGTCCACGCCGAAGCCGAGCAGCGCCACCCGGGCGTGCGCGCCCGCCTCGACGGCCGCCGCGACGTCCGAGCGGTAGTACTCGAAGACGTCCCGGACCAGGTCGACGTCGTGCTCCCGGGCGATGGCGGCCAGGTTGCGGGTCAGGTGGTAGTCGAACGGGCCGACGCCGTCGCCCATCGCGAGGGTCGCCGCGTCCTCCCGGGACTGCTGCCCGGGGGCGACCACCGCCGCGTCCACCGAGACGATCTCGGCGACGTCGGGATCGAGGCCGTGGCTGGCCCCGTGGCCGATCTCCTCGGTGACGGTGACCAGCAGGTGCGCGGTGACCGCCGGGGTGATCCCCGCGTCGACCAGCGCCTTGAACGCGGTGAGCACGGCGGCCACACCGGCCTTGTCGTCCAGGTGCCGGGACTTCACGTAACCGGCGGGGGTGACCATCGGGTTGGGCAGGAACGCCACGAAGTCGCCCGCGTCGATGCCGAGCGCGCGCAGGCCGGCGATGTCCTCGACCGGCTCGTCGAGCCGTACCTCGACGTGCTGCCAGCCGACGCCCTGGAGGTCGACGTCGTCGTTGTAGCGGTGCCCGCTGGCCTTGAGCGGCAGCACCTGGCCGGTGATCACCCGGTCCAGGTCGTCGGTGAAGATCCGCACGTGGGCGCCCTCGGCGAAGCGGGCGCTGTGCGTACCGATCGTCTTCAGCTCCAGCCGGCCGTTCTCCTTCAGCCGCTTCACCATCCCGCCGATGGTGTCGGTGTGCACCACGATCGCCCGGTCCGCACCGGTCTGCCGGGGGCCGGGCAGGCAGGCGCTCAGCGCGCCGCGCCGGGTCAGCGTGGAGGAGATGCCGAGGGCGGAGAGCCGTTCGCCGACGTACTGCTGGATGTGGTCGGTACGCCCCGACGGGCTGGGGATCTCCAGCAGCTCCACCAGCACCTGACGGAGGTAGTCGAGGTCGAGTTCCAGCGGCCGGGGGCTCATGCGGCACCTGCCGCGCCGGCCGGCGACCAGAGCCGCTGCGGTGCCCGGGTGCCGGGGAAGAGCAGGTCCACGAAACGCTCGGCGGTGGGCTGCGGCTCGTGGTTGGCCAGCCCGGGCCGCTCGTTCGCCTCGATGAAGACGTGCTCCGGCCGGTCGGCGGCGGGGACCAGCAGGTCCAGCCCGGTGACCGGGATGTCCAGCGCCCGGCTGGCCGCCACGCACGCCTCGGCGATGACCGGGTGCAGCTCGGCGGTCACGTCGTGGATGGTGCCGCCGGTGTGCAGGTTCGCGGTCCGGCGTACCGCGAGCACCTGGCCCTCGGCGAGCACGTCGTGCATCCGGTGGCCGGCCGCCGCGACCACCTCGCGGGTCATGTCGTCGATCGGGATGCGCGACTCCCCGCCGGTGGCGGCGGCCCGGCGCCGGCTCTGCCGGTCGATCAGCTCGGTGATGTCGTGCACCCCGTCCCCGGTGATCTGGGCGGGGCGGCGGACGGCGGCGGCGACCACCTCGTGGTCGATGACGACCACCCGCAGGTCCTCGCCGGCGCGCAGCTCCTCGATCAGCACCTCCGGGCAGAACCGGCGGGCCAGTTCGACGGCGGCGGTCAGCGCCTCGGGGGTGCGGACGCCGACGGTGATGCCGTTGCCCTGCTCGCCCCGGGCCGGCTTGACCACCACCGACCCGACGTCCGCCAGGAAGACCAGGTCGTCCGGCTCGCCGGTGGCGGTCCGGCCGCGCGGCACCGAGAGGCCGGCCTCCACCAGGATGCGGCGGGTGACCCGCTTGTCGTCGCAGCGGCTCATCGCCACCGCCGAGGTCAGCTCCGACAGCGACTCGCGGGTGTGCACGGTCCGGCCGCCGTTGGTCAGCCGCAGTTCACCCCAGCGCGGGTCGGTGACCTCCACCCGGATGCCGCGCCGCATCGCCTCGTCCGCGATGATCTTCGCGTACGGGTTGAGCTCGTCGTACCCGTCGGGCATGGCCGGCAGGAAGAGCCGCTCGTTGATCGGGTTCTTCCGCTTCACGCAGAGCGTGCCGGTGCGGTGGAAGCCGAGCCGTTCGTAGAGGCGGATCGCGCCGGAGTTCTCGGCCAGCACCGACAGGTCGACGAACGCCCGACCCCGCTCGTCGAGCCGGTCCGCCAGCTCCGACAGCAGCGCCTGTCCGGTGCCGGGCGGGGCGGTGTTGAAGTCGACGGTCAGGCACCAGAGGCTGGCCCCGTTCTCCGGGTCGGCGAAGACCGCCACGTGGTCGACGCCGGTGATGGTGCCGACGATCTCGCCGGTGGCCGCCTCGGCGACCAGGTGCAGGAAGCGGTCGCTGCCGGCGTTGTCGACCAGCACCTCCACCGGGGCGGTCACCATGCCGTTGCGGGCGTAGATGCGGTTCACCGCGTCCGCGTCGTCGGCGTCCCGCAGCGGCCGGATGGTCAGCCCGGGGACCTCGCCGCCCTCGGTGGCGGTCGGGCGCTGGCCGCCCAGCGGCAGCCGGTAGGTCAGCGACGGGTCGATGAACAGCTCGTCCGGCAGCCGGGAGACCAGCACGTGCGGGTCGCGCAGATAGATGCAGATGTCCCGGGCGCCTGCCGCCTCGGAGCGCAGCACGTGCGCGACCTCCGCCTGCTCGGTGAAGGTCTGCCCGAAGACCAGCCGGCCCCAGCCGCAGTCCAGCACCACACCGCCGTCGTCATCGGGGCGGGTGCTGGGCTCGGGGGTGCCCGGGGCGACCGGGTCGCCGCCCGGGCCGACCCGCTCGCGGCGGCGGCCGAGCACCCGTTCCCGATCGGTCCGCGCGGTTCCGGTGGCGAGGGTGTCGGTCACGGTCAGGCGATTCCGTGGCTCTGGAGCCACATTTCCAGGAGTCCCAGTTGCCACAGCTTGTTTCCGTTCAACGGGGTGAGTTCGGCGTTGGGGTCGGCGACCAGCGCGTCGACGTAGTCGGCGCGGAACAGGCCACGTCGGCGGGCCTCGGGCGCGGTGAGCGCGTCCTGCACCCGGTCGAGGAGCTTGCCCTCCAGGTGGGTGAGGCCGGGCACCGGGAAGTAGCCCTTGGGCCGGTCGATGACCTCGTGCGGGAGGACCCGACGGCCGATCTCCTTGAGCACGCCCTTGCCGCCCTGGGCCAGCTTCAGCTCCGGCGGGCAGCTCGCCGCCAGCTCCACGAACTCGTGGTCGAGGAACGGCACCCGGGCCTCCAGCCCGTGCGCCATGGTCATGTTGTCGACCCGCTTCACCGGGTCGTCGGTCAGCATCACCTGGGTGTCGATCCGCAGGCCGGCGTCGACCGCGGTCTGCGCTCCCGGCCGCCCCAGGTGGGCGGCGACGAACTCCCGCGCCGGGTCGCCGTCGGCCAGCCACGCCGGGTCGAGCACCCGCGCCAGCCCGGCCGCGTCCCGGTCGAAGAACGCCTTCGCGTACGTGTCGAGCGCCTGCTCCCGGTCCACCCCGGCCAGCGGCGGGTACCAGTGGTAGCCGCCGAGGATCTCGTCCGCGCCCTGGCCGGACTGGACCACCTTGACGTGCCGGGCGACCTCCTGGCTGAGCAGCCAGAACGCCACGCAGTCGTGGCTGACCA
The Micromonospora sp. R77 DNA segment above includes these coding regions:
- the ngg gene encoding N-acetylglutaminylglutamine synthetase, with the protein product MTDTLATGTARTDRERVLGRRRERVGPGGDPVAPGTPEPSTRPDDDGGVVLDCGWGRLVFGQTFTEQAEVAHVLRSEAAGARDICIYLRDPHVLVSRLPDELFIDPSLTYRLPLGGQRPTATEGGEVPGLTIRPLRDADDADAVNRIYARNGMVTAPVEVLVDNAGSDRFLHLVAEAATGEIVGTITGVDHVAVFADPENGASLWCLTVDFNTAPPGTGQALLSELADRLDERGRAFVDLSVLAENSGAIRLYERLGFHRTGTLCVKRKNPINERLFLPAMPDGYDELNPYAKIIADEAMRRGIRVEVTDPRWGELRLTNGGRTVHTRESLSELTSAVAMSRCDDKRVTRRILVEAGLSVPRGRTATGEPDDLVFLADVGSVVVKPARGEQGNGITVGVRTPEALTAAVELARRFCPEVLIEELRAGEDLRVVVIDHEVVAAAVRRPAQITGDGVHDITELIDRQSRRRAAATGGESRIPIDDMTREVVAAAGHRMHDVLAEGQVLAVRRTANLHTGGTIHDVTAELHPVIAEACVAASRALDIPVTGLDLLVPAADRPEHVFIEANERPGLANHEPQPTAERFVDLLFPGTRAPQRLWSPAGAAGAA
- a CDS encoding YkvA family protein; the protein is MGKTLKRTAAFTALARALAAGARGGPSLGERLLALPRMMRATARGEYDGGLRLAMMAAATAYVVSPIDVVPELFLAVLGLVDDAVMVTWLAGSVLSETERFLAWEAARGSVIPGHVTP
- a CDS encoding ribonuclease Z, which encodes MSMRELVVLGTASQTPTRVRNHNGYVLRWDDEVILFDPGEGSQRQLLHTGVTATDLTRICVTHFHGDHCLGLPGTIQRLSLDRVPHPVAVHFPAGGAEYFARLRHASSFHETAELAVTPIEADGQRITLGVGTLEARRLRHPIETYGYRLVEPDGCRMLPERLAAYGIAGPAVGELLRVGHLDVGGRRVTRDEVSVTRPGQRFAFVMDTGLCDGVYALAEHADLLVIESTFLSSEAALAAEVGHLTAAQAARVATESGVRTLVLTHFSQRYADPRRFHDEAREHFAGELVIAEDLTTVPVPPRRVPSAR
- a CDS encoding SGNH/GDSL hydrolase family protein — encoded protein: MGDAGSVAPAGWQRARRIARIAAVGTGATVAATVATGGVLLGQARQARRTIPMAEAPPPRCDGVYGPKFPGRPLTMVILGDSSAAGYGVHRRRETPGALLATGLSRRLHRPVRVHRFAVVGSLSAGLKPQVESALECAPDVAVILIGGNDVTNRTPPSVAVRYLVDAVRALRAAGCEVVVGTCPDLGAIRPIQPPLRWLARRWSRQLAAAQTVAVVEAGGWTVSLGDMLGPRFAAEPARMFAWDRFHPSAEGYAMAAAALLPTVLSALGTGPDRRAPLAGREGVRSLPEAAHEAARHAGTEVSGTQVRGRDRGPGGRWAQLRRRAFFGVGAVPQAGAAADSSTLEELA
- a CDS encoding cystathionine beta-synthase — its product is MQYYDNVVDMIGNTPLVRLRNVTEGIRATVLAKVEYLNPGGSVKDRIALRMVEDAEAAGILRPGGTIVEPTSGNTGVGLALVAQLKGYKCVFVCPDKVSQDKQDVLRAYGAEVVVCPTAVAPEDPRSYYNVSDRLAREIPGAWKPDQYSNPANPRSHYETTGPELWKQTEGGLTHFVAGVGTGGTISGIGRYLKEASDGRVKVVGADPEGSVYSGGTGRPYLVEGVGEDFWPETYDRGIADEIVEVSDKESFEMTRRLAREEGLLVGGSCGMAVVAALEVARKAGPDDVVVVLLPDSGKGYLSKIFNDTWMARYGFLDNSGTEPTVADALANKPGGLPELVHVHPTETVRDAIDYMREYGVSQLPVLKAEPPVVTGEVAGSIAEKDLLDALFTGQAHLHDTIERHMAEPLPMIGGGQPVSEAVGLLEKSDAALVLVDGKPKGVLTRQDLLAHLGAR
- a CDS encoding osmoprotectant NAGGN system M42 family peptidase, with protein sequence MSPRPLELDLDYLRQVLVELLEIPSPSGRTDHIQQYVGERLSALGISSTLTRRGALSACLPGPRQTGADRAIVVHTDTIGGMVKRLKENGRLELKTIGTHSARFAEGAHVRIFTDDLDRVITGQVLPLKASGHRYNDDVDLQGVGWQHVEVRLDEPVEDIAGLRALGIDAGDFVAFLPNPMVTPAGYVKSRHLDDKAGVAAVLTAFKALVDAGITPAVTAHLLVTVTEEIGHGASHGLDPDVAEIVSVDAAVVAPGQQSREDAATLAMGDGVGPFDYHLTRNLAAIAREHDVDLVRDVFEYYRSDVAAAVEAGAHARVALLGFGVDATHGHERTHLDGLRHLTQLLCLYLQSDLVFPEWDAEPEGDLADFPSLAVQPASEEGPREGPIGID
- a CDS encoding SGNH/GDSL hydrolase family protein; the protein is MDERSELAVRLGRAAALSLVAGTVGGAAVLAGQAIAARNRRYAQPELSLALRATVGRVGAPPLRLVLLGDSSALGVGVERFDETVGGQLAHLLAEGPTGRQVHLSSVGVAGSRSTDLATQVARALLGERPDVALILIGANDATALARPADAAAYLASAVRRLREAHVEVVVGTCPDLGAVRAVAAPLRQVLGWSGRRVARAQTTAVLDAGGSVVDLATETGPVFRADAGTLCHDGFHPSADGYRVWAHALLPAVEAAATVASRHH
- a CDS encoding GNAT family N-acetyltransferase; this translates as MTVTLRPATVDDLLPVGALHQRSRVAAYSSFLPAEALADPSPEAMGAYWAERWTWERDEHRMTVAERDGRLVGFSYLGPDDEGDPATGLLNAIHLTPEERGRGTGRALMVDALAAMRARGWSRAVLWVLERNHAARTFYERGGWTPTGARREDHIGTALVPQLRYTREV